A window of Nostoc sp. TCL26-01 genomic DNA:
TGGGCCAACCGAACTCTGATGAAAGTGATGACAGTCCAAGAAACTGTACAGCAGCAATCTATGACCCAAATCCAGTTACTCGCTGCAATTGCACAACAAATGGCCGAACTTGAACAACGTTTAATTCAACAGCAACCACAGCAAGCCGAAATCTTGCGCCGACTCAAAGATGTCGAAATCGAACAAGACAGGTTCAACACACCCTGCGGTCATAAATACAGCATTGTCGGTTTTGCTAATTTACAGGGGTTGGAAATCTCAGTCAAAGAAGCAGGTGCTAAAGGACGAAAAGCCAGCGCATTGTGCCGTAAACAGGGTATCGAAATCGAACGCATTCATGACCCCAGGTTTGGCAGAGTTGGCTTGTATCCCGAAAGTATTTTGATTGAGGTTTTTTCTAGTAATTCCAGAGATAAAGCGATCGCCTAGTACAGGACAGAACGATCGCTCGTCAATGGCAATTGCTTCAGCATTCATTTGTTAATGTAACAGTTTATCTTTACAAAACTTAAGAATTGGCGAGATGGCTGCATTTGCTAGTCAAAAAGTAAAAAGCAACCGTACACAAAAGAGCCACGATTGCAGGAGGAAAATAGGTTGTTTAATTCTTCACGATTGTCAACAAAATTCCGCATTCTTTTCAAAAACTGAAACAACTGACTTCACACATAACTGCGATCTTCTCAAATTCCCTCACTCATCAGGAGAACCATTCGATGTCAAACATTCAAGAAAACATTAACCAGTTAGAAAAAATCAACAGCGCTGCGATCGCATGAGTTTTAACCCAATTTTCCAGAATGGTGTAAAGTATTCCTACTTTAGTTCAAATGTACTATTAACTCGGATTTAGTTTTTTAACCAGTGTCTATTTTTCAGCATTTCAAAGCGGTATGACCACATACCGCTAACTTTTCCGTGCGTCTATCGAAGGAAATTATGAATCTCGAACCACATCACTTAAAAGAATGGCTCAGTAGTGGCGTTGACGAAGACATCATCACGCTAAACGTGCGATCGCTCGTCGGCACAACACCCTATGATTACCTTTTGTACAGCGATAAAATCTCCCGTCGCAACGATGGACGGTTGCGGGACAGGGACTTGAAGAAATACCAACACATTGAACACGGCGGTTGGTGGTGCAGTGGTGTTGACCCCTTGGCTGACTATATTTTAATGATGTGGGGCTGTTTCAAACCAGACCATCCCCGCCGCGACAAACAGAAAATCCACAAGTTCATTAAATATGAGCATCCTTACAGGGAACAAACACGCGCATT
This region includes:
- a CDS encoding KilA-N domain-containing protein — protein: MLTHLWRDSEINQMPQDVEINKYSIPKGYVNATQMCHANNKFWGHYKERKSTKAYWIALSNDIGIPISSLIIEIDGYGNSQGTWVHPEIVIDLAQWVSVEFRLWANRTLMKVMTVQETVQQQSMTQIQLLAAIAQQMAELEQRLIQQQPQQAEILRRLKDVEIEQDRFNTPCGHKYSIVGFANLQGLEISVKEAGAKGRKASALCRKQGIEIERIHDPRFGRVGLYPESILIEVFSSNSRDKAIA